A window of Halichoerus grypus chromosome 15, mHalGry1.hap1.1, whole genome shotgun sequence genomic DNA:
tttttttaattttagagagtgtgtgagcagggtggggaggagcaaagtgggagggagagaatgagggaaagaatcttgagcagcctccatgctgagcatagagccccatgcagggctccatctcatgaccctgagaacatgacctgagccaaaaccaagagtccaacggttaaccaactgagctatccaggtgcccctattgagGCATTTTCAATAATTCAGTTGCTAGGGCACCTTGCTGActcagtaggaagagcatgccactcttgatctcagagtcatgagtttgagccccatgatgggtggagagattataaaaaataaacaaataaactttgaggcccctgggtggtgcagtgggttgagcatctggcttttggtttcagctcaagtcatggtggGATCAGCCCcccatagggctccatgctcagcttggagtctgctaaaatttccctctgcccttccctgctctctccctctctctctctcgtaaataaataaatctttttaaaaaaataaaatacactttaaatacTTCAGTTGCTTCAATACTTGTGAAGGAACATAACTGTAAAACAATGGTGAGCAGGAAACTTCaataatggtttttaaattatatcagtTGATGTAAAGGATTTAGCAGCAAGCTTTGTTGTAGAGATACCTTGTGCTTCGACTATTACAAATAAGAAAGACTGAGTGTGTGTTAGTGGTGTAAAGGGAGTCAAAGTCTCCTTCCTATTATAGTggcattttttaagtaatttccatAAGTTTTTtgctgctgtttgtttgtttgaaaccTAGACAAGACTCAAGGCATTATCACTggtattaagaattattttttctagtgtATATACTCTGTAGTAGACAGGATAACAGCCTCCCAAATATGCtcaagtcctaatccccaggCCCTGTGAATATGGCACCTTACATGGTAAGTGGGAGGATGACAGGGTGAAGAGAGtgtcctggattatccaggtgggcccagtgtcaTCACAGGGTCCTTAAATGTGGAAGCAGGAGGCATGGAGGCAGAAGAGTCTGAGACAGAGAGACTGAAGATGCTACATTGCTGGCTTTTGTGACAAAGGAAAGGACCACGGGAGCCAAGGGATGCAGGCAtctctaaaagctggaaaaggtaTAGGACAGATTCTCCCCTGGGGCCTCCCGAAGGAACATAGCCCAGCTGACACCTTTGTTTTGTCCCAGTGAGACCCATTCGGTACCtgacctccagaaatgtaagGTCATAATACATTTATGGTTTTTTAAGCCCGTGTATTAGTGGTGACTTGTGACAGCAGTACTAAGAAACGAATATACCCTCCAAAGCCTCAGGTTTCTCCTGGCCTCCCACCTCCTTCACACCTGTCGGCCCCTCCCCTGGAACTTCCACCAGAGTGTGCAAGAGCTGAAGAAGGAAGGCTTGGTCTGCAGCGCCTCACCTGTGACCACAAGCTGCAGGGGGTCGCTGGGGGCCGACCACAGGTACGGCAACTTGCTGGAAAAGCTGTAGCATCGGTAGGTCCCACTGTGGGCAACAGTCACTGCGGTGATGGGGAAATCAGCCCAGTACTGCTTCTCAGATCCCTTCCAGGGCCCAGCATCCCCTTCCTTGTACAGAGCAAACTGGTCAAAACTGTATTGGCTCCGACACTGGAGAGTGACTTTCCCTCCTGGGGACACagccgggctgggctgggctgagagcGAGGGCTTGTTGGCATAAACTCCTGGGAGAAAAGAGAGCTTTGGTGTTAAAGACCGTGGCCAGTGTGTGGCCATGGGGGTGAGAAGGTCCCCCCACCTCCTAAGAGCTAGGGAACTTTCCAGGTATATCCATCCTAGAGAACCCACTGGCCCTGCCACCAGCCAACAAAAGGGTTCAGGGAATGTAACCAGGATCATATCGCAGTGCCCAGGctcaaatcctggttctgtccCTTAGGGGCTGTGTGATCCTGGAGATCAATCTACCCTTctatctgtgcctcagtgttcttttttttttttttttatgttagtcaccatacaatacatcattggtttttgatgtggtgtttcatgattcattgttttcgtataacacccagtgctccatgcagtacgtgccctccttaatacccatcaccgggctaacccatcccccctcctccctcccctctaaaaccctcagtttgtttctcggagtccatagtctctcatggttcatttccccctctgattccccccccttcatttttcccttccttctccaaatgtcctccatgctattccttatgttccataaataagtgaaagcatatataattgactttctctgcttgacttatttcacttagcataatctcttccagtcccatccatgctgatgtaaaagttgggtattcatcctttctgatggctgagtaatattccattgtatatatggaccacatcttctttatccattcatctattgaagggcttcttggctctttccacagtttggctattgcagacattgctgctatgaacattggggtgcatatgacccttcttttcactacatctgtgtctttggggtaaatacccaggagtgcaattgctggctcatagggtagctctatttttaaatttctgaggcacctccacactgttttccaaagtggctgtaccaacttgcattcccaccaacaatgtaagaggattcccctttctccacaacctctccaacatttgttgtttcttgccctgtccatttttgccattctaactggtgtaagttggtatctcaatgtggttttgatttgaatttccctgatggctaatgatgatgaacattttttcatgtgtctgttagccatttgtatgtcttcagagaagtgtctgttcatgtcttctgcccattttttgacttgattatttgtttctcgggtgttgagtttgggaagctctttatagatctaacaattcagtaatgtggcaggatacaaaatcaatgcacaaaaatcagttgctttcttatacactaacaacggaactgtagaaagagaaattagagaaacgattccatttacaatagcaccaaaaaccataagataccttggaataaacctaaccaaacaggtaaaggatctatactctaggaactacagaacactcatgaaagaaattgtgcCTCAGTGTTCTTTACTGTAAATggcaactgatgaatcgttgaacactacatcaaaaactaatgttgactaactgaacataatttaaaaaaatttttaaattaaaaaaaataaagataattccacagttgtaaagatgaaaaaaaaactaatgatgtactatatgttggctaattgaatttaaatttaaaagaaaagaaaagaaaatgggaatgaCTGAATGAAGCAACTTAGCATAGTTGCCTAATGCATAGGGATCTCCCAAACTATGACAGTAGTAACAAAATAGCTTactattttaatgcaatttttaaacCAGAATTAATGCAAATAATTCATACTGCAAAATAACcaagattttaaacaaaaacagactccaacTGTGCCTAGTGGAGAAGCAAAAGGCTCAAAacacttttgtgtatttttatggtGAATTTTTTCCACACTATTAGCATagttgaaaaaaactgaaaaactttAAAGTAGGCTATTAGAACtcacaaattattttaagtttatttcatttataccaaaaaaatttttttaaagaattcattatCCTTTTACTCTCCTGGCTTTAGGGAAACAAACTCATCaatgatattttcaaaatctGTTCGGAAAATAACCGTTTGAAAATGCATTAGAAATAAAAGGACAAGCTGAGAACATTCTATtccatcaaaaaattaaaaaagaaggcaTTAGCATGTGGAGAGAGGGTATGCGTGTTGCCTTTTGCATCCGGCTCACGTACGGTTTCAAACGGCACTGCCTGATTCTGTCTTTACTTAAAAGTGTGGTGTTTTGTTCAGCGTGGAGGTTTTCgcattggtttttgttgttttagaaagATAGTGCGTTGACATATCACTTACGTGGATCACTGCGTTTTGGGGCACCTCTCCTAAACGTAGCTAGCGCTTCACGCCCCTTGGGTCTCGGGGTTCGCTGTCATCGTCatccccctcctcaccctcctggACCCCCCAGGCCACAGGTACAGCCCCAGGCCCCACCAGGTACCTGTAGCAACCAGCTCCAGCCGGTCGCTGGGGGGAGACCAGAGGCTCCCATTCTGATAGGAACAGCGGTAGCACCCGGCGAAACGTTCCTCCATGGCCGGGATGAAGAGGACGGGCTGATCCTGGTAATTCCCGGACCTCAGCTTCTCCAGGCGGTACAAGTCCACCCCCGGAGGTCCCTGGCAGCGGATGGTCACCTGCGTCTTCAGGGGCGCTAGGGAGCTAggcagggcctggagggagggctTGGGCAGCGGGCCTAGAAGGGAAGTGGAGCCTGGTGGAGGGCAGCTTCCAAAAAGACTCCTCCTCCCGgggcccccactgcccccaccctcctGAGCCCAGAGGAGGGACCCGGGACTCCGGGACTCCGGGGCGGGGAAGGACTCACCGTGCTGAGCTTGCACCACCTGCCCCAGACACAGCcctgagcagagaagaaaagcacCAAAGGCTAGGACCTCCCGGAGCCCACACTTCTGCATGCAAGGCAGGTGATTTTAGACATTTGCAGGCAGTAACTTTCTcttctcctcatttttttttttttaaggccacaCACAATCACATAATTTAAGTGCCAGAAGCAGCCAGCCATGAAAGGccgcatattgtatgattccatttatctgaacCGTGTTCACTGGGTCAGTCTGCCTGGAAACACAGAGaggagattagtggttgccaggggctggggaaggaggattGAGGGTTGGTTGTCATGGGTATGGGGTCTTTTTGGAGTGGTGACATGTCTTGGAACAAGACAGAGGTGATGTTTGCACGCCTTGCAAGTGTACTAAATGTCattaatgatacattttatgttaagtttgttattttaccacagtttttagggcgcctgggtggctcagtcggttaagcgactgccttcggctcaggtcatgatcctggagtccctggatcgagtcccacatcgggctccctgctcggcagggagtctgcttctccctctgaccctcccccctctcatgtgctctctctcattctctctctcccaaataaataaataaaatctttaaaaaaaaaaaaaaaaaaaagccagccagGGATtccttgcccccctccccatgcACACACTTTCGACAACTGTGAAGAGAACTATCTCCTCTCTGAAAAGGGGGCTGTGTGCAGGATgtggtctcttttttttccccagctttatggAGAGTACTGATGtacaacattgtgtaaatttaagtatgtgttgatttgatatttatatatcacAAAATGATTTCCACCacagcattagctaacacctctatcccctcacataattaccatttctttttttgtggtgagaacatttaggaTACTCGGCAACAAGGTGTTATTGGCTATAAGCACCatgttgtaggggcgcctgggtggctcagtcggttaagtgtctgccttcagctcagatcatgatcccagcgtcctgggatcgagccccgcatcgggctccctgctcagtggggagtctgcttctccctctccctctgcccctccccctgttcatgctctctctctctctctcaaataaataaataaaatctttaaaaaaagaaatcaccaagCTGTACATTAGATCCGGATGGGATCTGTTGCATTCTGTCATGTCTAGAGATCACCGGCTGTGTTAATCATGGATTTCCCACTGTTCTAACTTTGTGTCTAAATCAATATTCTGTAATTACACTATGACTGTGCAAATATTATTCACATCTGAGGAGTGTAGTATTGTACCTGtgtatttttcctatttattgaACCTGGAATCAGTATTTGTCTGGCTTAGTGCCATCTGCATAGTTTTCCTTGACATAgttttccttctaattctttCCACAGTTCCAAATAGCCTCCCCGTGTAATTTTGCACACCTGTCAAACTGCATAATCAATCAATTCCACTTTCTCTGGTGGAGGTGCTTTTCCTCCATTTTGCCTTCTACCTTCTCTAGGTTGAACAGCTGCCTTCTTCTCTcaagctgactttttttttttattattgtgttcagtgagccaacatacagtacatcattagttttcttaCCCTTTTTGCTCGGTTGGTAGCATAACCTGTTTTAGTCTcactagggttgccagatttagcaaataaaaacacaggactCCCATTTAAATATaagtttcagataaacaatgaaaaattttttcaTAGTATGACCCACAAAATATAGCCGGATATACTTaggcttaaaatattatttgttgtttacctgaaattaaATTTCACTGAGCATGTTGTATTTTACCTGGTAACTCTtatccttacacacacacacacaagctcagGTGTGCACACACATGAGAAGGAGGAGTTACTGTCTCCATGATAAACATAAGGAAACTGGACAGAGAGGCTAAGCAGTTTCTTTGAGctcacacagctaagaagtggcAGAACCTGGATCATCCCTGACTCCAGAGCTCAGGGGGTGACACACTTGTCTCCAGCCCCCTCTGAACCTCTATCCACACCAGGTTCTGCTCCCTGTACCCAAGCTCTACCCACATCTTTGTCTGCTGCCCAACACAACCCCACCTTGGTCCTTTCGTGGGTTTCCATCCAACCTTCTAGCGTGACTGAAAATACTCCCAGTCCCCTTCTGAGAACTTCCTGGATGGACCCTGAATCACCACAGTCCTTCTGGTTAGGGAccattattagccccattttatagatcaaaCTATGGAGACCGTATCGTGTCCACCATCCTGCAGCTGGCAGGAGGTAGATTCAAACACCAGCAGCATATTTTAGTGATAAGCAGTGTGAACTTGGTGCTAAACTCTTGAGTTTATTCGAGCCCTAGATGTGTGACCTTAAACAAGTTCCTTagtccctctgggcctcagctttctcctctgtaaaatgggggtatgAAAAAGGCCCTACCTCGTCAGGCCATTCTGGGAATTAAGTAAGTGTCTGCTAAAAAACATGGAGTAATATCTAGCCCATAGTAAGTGCCACGTGAGTGTGTGTTAATGAATGACTGACAGGTGGTCTGTGCTCATGATGTGTTTTCTTATCCCCATAACACAGCTGTTCCTTCCTGCTTGGCCCCTGGGAGCCTCCATCCTTTTAGCAATAGGGCTCTTCTGAATAAATAAGGGAACTGTGCACGCACCCTGCCTAGCCAGGGCAGGCAATAAACACACGTAATCCTACCACCAATCCCACTACGGGAGGCTCTTACTTCAGCCTTATTGAGGTATCATTGACAAAGAAAAACTGTACATCTAGGGGGTACAACATGACGATTTGATGGACATTCACACCATCAAATTATCACCACCCGTCCACTACCTCACACAggttgttttgatttttggtttggtttggtgaaaatgcttaagatctactctttcagtaaatttctatattattattgcctatagtcactatgctgtgcattagatctccagaacttgctcatcttataactagaagcTTGTATTCTGTCCCcctatctccccatttcctcccacccacagcccctggcaaccacaagtctactctctgcctttttttttttttcttttattatgttatgttagtcaccatacaatacatca
This region includes:
- the GP6 gene encoding platelet glycoprotein VI isoform X1 is translated as MQKCGLREVLAFGAFLLCSGLCLGQVVQAQHGPLPKPSLQALPSSLAPLKTQVTIRCQGPPGVDLYRLEKLRSGNYQDQPVLFIPAMEERFAGCYRCSYQNGSLWSPPSDRLELVATGVYANKPSLSAQPSPAVSPGGKVTLQCRSQYSFDQFALYKEGDAGPWKGSEKQYWADFPITAVTVAHSGTYRCYSFSSKLPYLWSAPSDPLQLVVTGTSVTPGWLSAEPPSSVTEFPEASRKLSISLINKSSTIEPSRSITISPKGPESPTGLAQQHYTKSNLVRICIGAVILILLVGLLAEDWHSRKKSLSHRVRPIRRPLPPLPQSQKPHNQQDGGRPDGHNDGHHH
- the GP6 gene encoding platelet glycoprotein VI isoform X2 — its product is MAPSLSALLCLGLCLGQVVQAQHGPLPKPSLQALPSSLAPLKTQVTIRCQGPPGVDLYRLEKLRSGNYQDQPVLFIPAMEERFAGCYRCSYQNGSLWSPPSDRLELVATGVYANKPSLSAQPSPAVSPGGKVTLQCRSQYSFDQFALYKEGDAGPWKGSEKQYWADFPITAVTVAHSGTYRCYSFSSKLPYLWSAPSDPLQLVVTGTSVTPGWLSAEPPSSVTEFPEASRKLSISLINKSSTIEPSRSITISPKGPESPTGLAQQHYTKSNLVRICIGAVILILLVGLLAEDWHSRKKSLSHRVRPIRRPLPPLPQSQKPHNQQDGGRPDGHNDGHHH